The genomic stretch GTCCTTGAAGTAGCCTTTTTCTCTACCTTCTTCAACAAGACTGAGAATTTCCTCTTCTGTCTTTTGTTCTTCCAAAGCCTTAGACTTTGTTTTGAAAATTTTTCCTAAAAAAGACCTTTTTGGACTGCCCGAATCTTCTGGCATTTATAAATCAATCCTTTCGATTAGTAGTTAGATTTACATAACCCTTCCTATTATAAGAGTGTACAAAAAAATCTAATATTTGTCAAATTAAATCTATTATTTTACTTTACTTTTTCCAAAAAAAGTGATAGTATAATGTTGATACAATAGGTATCGAGAATTTTAATAATTTTGTTGATTTTTGCTACTCCGTTAGGGTTTTGGAGAAGCAATATATATTAAGGAGGAAAAATCCAATGGCAAGAAAAATGAAAACCATGGATGGTAATAGTGCAGCAGCTCATGTTTCCTATGCTTTTACTGATGTTGCAGCTATCTATCCAATCACACCATCTTCTGTAATGGCTGATGAAACAGATAAGTATGCTACTGTTGGCAGAAAAAATCTATTCGGCAGAGAAGTTCAAGTTACAGAAATGCAAAGTGAAGGTGGTGCTGCAGGCGCAGTTCACGGTTCACTTACTGCCGGTGCTTTAACTACAACATATACAGCTTCACAGGGTCTACTACTTATGATTCCTAATATGTACAAGATTGCCGGTGAACTTTTACCATCAGTTATCCATGTATCAGCTCGTGCATTAACAAGTCACGCACTATCAATCTTTGGTGACCACTCTGATATTTATGCTTGTCGTCAGACAGGTTACGCAATGCTATGTTCTAACAACCCACAGGAAGTTATGGATTTAGCAGCAGTTGCTCACCTAGCAGCTATTAAGGGCAGAGTTCCTTTCCTACATTTCTTTGATGGTTTCCGTACATCTCACGAAATTCAGAAGATTGAATATTGGGATTATGAAGACCTAGGCGATATGCTAGACTGGGATGCTGTTGAAGCATTTAGAAAGCGTTCTCTAAATCCTGAACATCCACATATTCGTGGTACTGCTCAGAACGATGATATTTTCTTCCAGGCTAGAGAAGCTTGTAACAAATATTATGACGCTATTCCTGAAGTAGTTGTTGAATATATGAACAAGGTTAACACTAAGCTTGGTACTGACTATAAGCCATTTAACTACTATGGTGCTGAAGATGCAGAACATGTTATTGTTGCTATGGGTTCTGTTTGTGATGCAACTGAAGAAGTTGTTGATTACCTAAATGCAGCAGGTGAAAAGGTTGGCCTATTAAAGGTTCATCTATACAGACCATTTGTAGCTGACTATATGCTATCAGAACTACCAAAGACAGTTAAGACTCTTTCTGTTCTTGACAGAACTAAGGAACCTGGTTCAATCGGTGAACCTCTATACCTAGATGTTCTTGCTGCTATTAATGCATCAGAATTTGCTAATGTTTCTGTTTATACAGGTCGTTACGGTCTAGGTTCTAAGGATACAACACCAGGTGACATTGTTGCTGTTTACAGAAATGCTGAATCAGCTACACCTAAGAAGAGATTTACAATCGGCATCGTTGATGATGTTACAAACCTATCACTACCTATCGTTGAAAACCCTGACACAACTCCTGCAGGTACAACTTCTTGTAAGTTCTGGGGTCTTGGTGCTGACGGTACTGTAGGTGCTAATAAAAACTCAATCAAGATTATCGGTGACCATACTGATATGTACGCTCAAGGTTACTTTGCATATGACTCAAAGAAATCCGGTGGCTTAACAGTATCTCACTTAAGATTTGGTCATAAGCCAATCAAATCTACTTACTATATTTCAAAGGCTGACTTTGTTGCTTGTCACAACCCTTCATATGTTGACAAGTACGAAATTGTTGAAGACCTAAAAGAAGGTGGCTCATTCCTACTTAACTGTCCATGGTCCGGTGAAGAACTTGACCACAGACTACCTGCAAAGATGAAGAAGCAGTTAGCTGATAAGCACATTAACTTCTACACAATTGACGGTATTAAGCTAGGTAAGGAAATCGGTCTAGGTACAAGAATTAACACAATTCTACAGTCTGCTTTCTTCAAGATTGCTGACATTATCCCTGCTGAAGATGCAAAACAGTATCTAAAGGATGCTGCTACTAAGTCTTATAGCAAGAAGGGTCAGGCAATTGTTGATATGAACCATAAGGCTATTGATATGGGTATGGAAAACTTTGTAAAGGTTGAAGTACCTGCTGAATGGTCAAATTGTGTTGACGATTCTGTTGAACATGTTGTAACAGAAGGCAGAGAAGAAGTTGTTAAGTATGTAAACGGTATCCTAAACCCTGTAAATGCTTACAAGGGTAACAAGCTACCTGTTTCATCATTTATGGATTATGTAGACGGTGAAGCTCCTCAGGGTTCTGCTGCATATGAAAAGAGAGGCATTGCAGTTGATGTTCCTGAATGGAACCCAACAGCTTGTGTACAGTGTAATATCTGTTCAATGGTTTGTCCTCATGCAGTTATCCGTCCAATCGCTATGACAGAAGAAGAATTAGCAAATGCTCCAAAGCAGACAAAGTCTGCTGATATGAAGCCTGCTAACGGTATGAAGTTTGTTATGGCTATTTCAACACTTGACTGTACAGGTTGTGGTGCTTGTGTTCAGTCTTGTCTAGGTAACAAGAAACCTGACAACAAGGCTCTTGTAATGAAGTCTATTGACTCACAGAGACCTATGCAGGAAGTATTTGATTATGCTATCAAGACTTCCGATAAGCCTGAAATTGCTACTGATAAGACAGTTAAGAGTGCTCAGTTCAAACAGCCACTACTTGAATTCTCAGGTGCTTGTGCAGGTTGTGGTGAAACTCCTTATGCTAAGCTAGCTACTCAGCTATTCGGTGACAGAATGTTCATCGCTAATGCAACAGGTTGTTCTTCAATCTGGGGTGGTTCTGCTCCTGCAACTCCATATACAGTTAACAAGAAGGGATTTGGTCCGGCATGGCACAACTCTCTATTTGAAGATAACGCAGAATTTGGTTTTGGTATGACATTAGGTCAGAAGGCTATCAAGGATAGACTTGTTGGTTATGTTGACAAGATTAATGAACTAACTGCTGATGAAGCTCTAAAGGAAGCTATCAGCGAATACAAGGCTACACTTACTGACTCAGGTAAGTCAAGAGTTGCTACAGATGCTCTTATCGCTGCTCTTGAAGCTACTTCAGCTGAGGGTGAACTAAAGGAAACTATCGACAAGACTCTTGCAGAAAAAGATTCTCTATCAAAGAAATCTATGTGGATCTTCGGTGGTGACGGTTGGGCTTACGATATCGGTTTCGGTGGTCTTGACCATGTTATCGCATCAGGCAAGAATGTAAACATTGTTGTATTTGATACAGAAGTTTACTCTAACACAGGTGGTCAGGCATCTAAGGCATCTCCAATTGGTGCTATTGCTCAGTTTGCTGCCGGTGGTAAGACAACTAAGAAGAAAGACCTTGCTGCTATTGCAATGAGCTACGGTTATGTATATACTGCTCAGGTAGCTATGGGTGCTAACTATGCTCAGTGTCTAAAGGCATTTAAGGAAGCTGAATCTTACAACGGTCCATCACTAATCATCTGCTATGCTCCATGTATCAACCATGGTATTAAGGGTGGTATGGGTATTGCTCAGCTAGAAGAAAAGAAGGCTGTTGACGCAGGTTATTGGAATATCTTTAGATATGACCCAAGACTAGCTCACGAAGGCAAGAATCCATTTATGCTTGACTGTAAAGCTCCTACAATTCCTTATAAGGACTTTATTATGGGCGAAGTTCGTTACAACGCTCTACAGAGAAGTAATCCGGAAAAGGCTGAAAAGCTATTTACAGAAGCTGAAGAAATTGCAGCTAAGAAGTTTGAACACCTAGAATATCTTGCTGAACCAAAGGAAGATAAGTAATAGGAGATAGTAATATAACTTCTAATAAGTAAAAATTAACCCACTATGGATTTCCATAGTGGGTTTTTGCTATATAAAAATTATATTTTTCCTAACAAAAAAGGTTGCTATATAGCAACCTTTCAATTCATTTTTCTTCTTTTTTGAATTTTCCTGTAATGTGGTTATAGGTTATCATACCGAAAATTGTGACAAAATGTGTTGTAAAAATATTTTCGTATACTTCCAGCACATCATCAGCAATTAACTTGTCTTTCTTGTAAAGGGAAGAAATTACATTGTCGGAATGAAGTTTCAAATACACCTTTGGTGTTATATATGTTGCGTTATTTTCTTGACTTTTCTTAATAATTTTGCTTTGGCGTTTTATATGAATGTAGAAAATAGCAAGTAAAATCCATACTATAAAAGCCACTAAATAAGGAAAACTGCTCATCTTTTCTTACCTAGCACCTGTCCCATTTTTACAATGGTTTCTTTGTTGTTATCTGTGTTTGTAAAGAAAGTTTCATCAATCTCAACTGCATCTTTGTCGCATAACAAAATGATTGTTGAACCACCAAAAAGGAACATACCCTTTTCTTTACATCTTTCAATTTTACCGGAAGAAATGTGGTTCTTGATTTTGCCAACCATCAATGCACCTACTTCAACTTGAACTATGTCACCAAAGTTTTCTGTGTGCATCATTGCATATTCTCTGCTATTTTGCACAAATACAGGATACTTATTTAGTGCAATAGGCTGAACTGTGTGTAGTATTCCTTTGATTTTAACAGACTTTTCTTGTATGCCATCATCAACAAATGCATATCTGTGGTAGTCATCAACTGCAAGTCTAAACACTAGGCAGTAGCCTTCCTTGTATTTTTTTGCAAGTCTGCTATTACATAGCAGATGATTAATTGTATAATAGCTACCCTTAATCGGCAATACAGTGTTGTCTTTAATTTTATATGCACTTAACTTACCGTCACATGGTGAGAAAAATAAGCTTCTGTCAGTTGGAAAAGGTCTTTTCTCTGCCTTAATTTTTCTTGTGAAAAAGTCATTAAAGGATTTGTAGTCAGCCTTTTCATATTCATCCATATTAATATTGTTTTGGGTTATGAATTTCTCAATTCTACCCTTTGACAAGGAACTACTCATATACTTTCCCACAATTGCTGAAACAAAAGGTAGAGTAATCACCTTTAAGATTATTCTGCCGAAAATGTTTTTGTAAAGGAATGTTAACGACTTGTCTTGTTTTAAATTGTTTAAATCAATTGTTTTATTAGTGTCCATACATAAACCTAAAGAATAGTAAAAGTCCAAATTCAACTGCACCAATAGCAACCATAATCATAATAACCTTTAGTCCCGGTTTTTTGATTTTAATTTTGCTAACATATAGGAATGCTACAATTAGCATTGCAACTACATAAAACGGTGAAATGTCAAAGCCTTTGCCAATAATATACTGAATAAGCATAATTGTTGGGAAAATTAAGCAAGATGATGTAACAGGTAAGCCAAGATAATACTTACGCTTTTCATCAGTTTTGTTCTGTCTTTCTTCTTCCATAACATTAAAGTATGCCAATCTGATAAGTGCTGCTAAAACAAATAGTGAAAATACAATAAAGAAAATTGTAATTTTGCAGTTAGCAAGTGGTTTCATAAAGTGCCACTTATCACTTAGCTTAAATGAATTTAAGTAGTGACTTGTGTAACAAGAATAACCGATAGCACAAGGCAACACACCAAAGGCTACAAGGTCAACTAATGAGTCAATCTGAATACCAAACTTCTTTTCTTGTTCTGTTCTGTCCTTCTTTGAACGAGCAACAATACCGTCAAATGCATCAAGAAAGCCACAAACCATAAGGCAAGTTGTAGCGATAAACGGATGACCTGTTCCTGATACCCCTACAAAGATACCTGTTACTGCTGAACATAATGAAAGGTATGTAAGAATAACAGTGTAATTATAAAAACCTAGCATATTAAGCACCCTTTTTCCTTTTACTCTTAATAATAAATCTTGCGTGATGAGCAAGAGTAAGTCCACCACAGACTATAATGCAAACATAGAATGAAAGTCCTCTGCTTAGAATTTCCCCATTTGCAGGGTCTGCAAAAATGTTTCTGAATCCATCAAAGAATAAGTAGTCGGCAATACCCACAGCACCGGGAACAGGTAAACTGTTACTACCGATAAGCACATATCCTTGAACTGTCATAATATCAATAAATGAGTGACCGGTTTGTCCACTACCCATATATACGCAGTATGTAACTGCCACAACAGAAACTCTCTGAAGTAGGTTTAGCAAAAATGCAACACCAATCATTGCAGGACTTTCCTTAATGATTTTTGCACATTCCTGATATTCGTCCATCATCTGATATAGCTTGTTTAGCTTTCTTCTTCTCTTTCTCAAAAGGTGAATTCTGAAAAGTAAATTAATAACACCCTCACAACTCTTTTTGATAATATTTGGGAAGAAAATAAGTAAAGCAAAAAATACTGTCAACAGTAGCTGAAAAACAATACCTAAAATAATCAATAGCTTTGACCAAGAATCAAAGATAAAGAAATATTCCGGTCTCAAAATAAAACAAGCTGCTGCAATTACCGACAATGAGGCAGTATATTGCATAACATTAAGTATCAAAGTAATGGTGGTAACTGACATTGGAATTTTGTCCTTTACCATAAAGAAAGCTGAGGCAGGTTGTCCACCGGAAGCTGATGGTGTAATTGCTGAGAAGTAAATATCGGCTGCCGAGTAAATAAAACTTTGGTAATACCCTCGTTTATATCCCAACTTTGCTGCTATGTATCTAATGCTTAAACCTTCAAGCAGAATAAACATAAATACACACATTACTGCTGCAATCAGCCAACCAATCTTTAGGCTGAAAGTGTAATTCAAAAAACCTTCTAATGTTAAATTTTCATTTTGGCTAACAATAGCATAGAAAGTCAGTGCAATTAGTGCTACAAAAACAATAATGTATATTATCTGTTTTTTTATGCTAAAAGCACCCTGATCTTCTTTTTCAATTTTTTTGTTTTGTTCCATAATAAATATCCTTGAAAATAATAATAAATCACAATATCATCACCGTATATTATAACATTATATAGGGTCAATATCAATGAAAATATTATCCTTTTCAATAATTTATAGAATATGTATAGTGAAACACCTGTTATTAAAATTTATTTCTACATCAAGTTTAAAATAAACTTTTATTATCACTATTTTTCCGTGATTGTGAGTTAATTTTGGACTTTTAATTTGTTTGTTGGATAAGATAAGTTTGATAAATTTGGGTTTGTCTTTATAATTTTAGTTGTGGGTTAAGGTGTATTTATCTTTTTAACACTTATTTTGTTTAGAGAAAAATTTACAAAAATATCATACCTTATACCATCGTTAAAGTGTGGCTAACAGGTGTAGGGGACATCATTGATGTCCCGTTACAAACTAGCCTTTATATAGGTACTTTGCCCTATGTAGATATTATAAATTTATAGCCTGTAAACAGGACAATAATCCCATAGGTATCACACTTTTTGACGGGCGAACAATGTTCGCCCCTACCGTGTAACTCATAATTTTTCTTATATTTTATAGTTAGAAATAGAGGAAAGTTTCATATATAATGATATTTTAAACAAGTTTAAAATATCAATCACTCCTTCCGTCACCATTCGGTGACACCTCCCTCAGCGAGGGAGGCAACTAGGTCTGTACAATTTCTTTTTTGTGTACAAACTTACAAATTTGTACATATTACACTTGGCTTCCTCAGACGAGGAAGCTGTCATTCGTGAATTGCAAAGCAATTCACCTTTTAAAGAATGACTGAAGGAGGGAAAAACTATAAATTAGATGTATTAATCGGTTGCTATCTAAATCAACCTTTATTACATAATCAGCCTCACAAACCCAAATTTATAAAATAATATTATTTTAGGTAAAAGAAAAAGCTAATGCGTAATTACTCACGCATTAGCTTTCATAATTTTTATTTAAAAAATAATTTTAAACTGATAACAATAGTCCCGGAAACAAATTATCTCTTTTTCTTAGACTTTAGAGAAAATACTTGTTTACCGATTTGCTGAATATCCTTTTCAAACAGATACATATTTACAAATCTAAGTACAAACCAAAGACCAATACAGAAAATCATAATTGTTAGTGCAACACCTGTTGGGAACAGAGAAACTGTAATAGGTGAGGCCTGACCACCACCGGCTACAATATCCTTATTCTGCTGTACCTGACTGTTATATGTTGTGTAGTTCTTAACAAGACTGGTTAAGAAGGTAAAGATAGAAACCATCAAGCCACAACTTGCACCTAATTCAAGGCATAAATGGTTAAATGCACTTGTAACTTTTAGAGACTTTGTTGAGGCAATTTCTTCTTTCTTCTTACCATACTTAAACATAACATAAACAAAGTAAAATGGCACTATAAATGAAAGAATAATATCCACTGCATAGTTAGAGTCCTCTTTGCAAAGGATTTGCATTTTCTTAATAATGCTACCTAGCCATACAACAAAATATACTACAGAAAATATTATGGAAAAGAAAAGTCTTGTACCTATTGATGGTTCTTTCTTAACATAGTTTTCTTCTTTTTCTGTATCTTCATCTGATTTTTCTTCAGTAAAATTTTCATCATCTTCATCATCAAATCTGTCAGGATTTGCATTAGGATGAGTCTTGTACTTAAAGATAAATGTATTCTTTAGCTTACTTCTGTATAGGAATGCAAATCCCAGTAGTAAGATTATACCAAGAATACTTGCAAGTGTACCTACTAAGTAACCTGATGGTAGGTAGCTAATTTCAATCTTGTGTTTACCGGCAGTAATATCAAATGCAAGTAAAGCACCACCGACTTTCTTAGTATCTACTTTTTCACCGTCAACCTTAACAGTCCAACCATCTTCATATACAATAGAAGTATAGAATAGACCATCTGTGTTGCTTTCTAACACACCGTTAAGCTGAGTATCAGTACACTTAGTAGCCTTTAAAGTATTTTGTGCTAACTTATTATAGCCTTCTTTAAATACATCATCGTTAATCTTTGCAACATGTAAAGCAAAGTTACCTGTTGCAGTATTTGGCAAGTTATCAAGACTAACACTTAACTTGTCACCCTTAGCAAAGTTACCTGCATTAAGAATATATGGTCGGCTAATATCCCCATCCTGCTTAATGGAAGAACCATTCTTCTTAATATTAATTGCTTGAGTTTCCAGTGAAGTACCGTAGTAAACACCATATACATAGTAACTACCGGCTTCATTAATATCATAAGTAAATTCCATATTAGAAGCAGAACTTGCACCATTAGTATTGAATGAATAGTCATAACCCATCATTGAGTCTTCATAATACTTGTTAACCTGATATGATGTAACATTTGCAGTTGATGTAACATTAGTCATCTTTATTTCACTAAATACATCTTTGTTGATACCGGTAATATCTCTAAAGAATTCATTTTGCTTCTGAATTGCATTTAGTTCACTAAAGTCATCAGGGTCTCTGGTTTCCAGAGTGTATTTAGTAGCATTTTTATTGCCTACAAAACCCATTGGTAGGTAGTAATTATTTTTAAGTAATACTTCGTTATTATTTGTATAAGCCGGTGACATATAGTCAGTAGCTGAATATGTACCATCTCTTGAGATTAAATACTTAACATTTAAGAAAAGGTTTGTTACAGGAGTACTTTCTCTATAAGTATATCTATTACCACTTTGCCAACCTTGGCAACCAAATTCTTCAAGGAACTTTGTAACAGAAACATTACTCATTGATGAGAACTGTGAAATACCGTTATAGCCGTTAAGACTTGCATCATTAAGTGTCTGAGTCTTGGTCATTTCAGCTCTCCACATATCAACTGTGTTTGTTTCTAAGTTGTTCATTGCTCTGATAACATCAGCAGTTACTGCTTCACCTTCAGGATAGTTAGCAGTACTTGTTGAGCTAACTGCTTCAATACCCTTGTATCCGGCAATAAACATTTCTACAAGTACCAAAGTAAATACAACTAAATCAAGTACAACTCTTGGATAAATCTTGAAGATATACAGACCTGTTGCTACTGTTAGAATACAGATTAGTAGGAATGAACCCCATACTACTGTACCTGTTTGGATTGTTGAAGAAATCACACAAAGAAGTAAACTTCCCAAGAATCCAAGTAGCACATCCCAAATTCTGGCCTTTTCAATAAGTGTATATGCTCTATATGCCATAACAACAAGTACAAAGCTAAACAGGTAAGCAAATCTATGAGGAATCATATTTGTAAAATGCATACCATGCCATACATAGTCAAGTACATTTACATTGAAACTTGCTACAAGGAATGCAAGTAAACCGATTGAAAAAGCCTTTGCTCTCCAAGTAACTTTTCTTGCGCTTAAGAACATAATACCAAAGAACAATGCTGCCATACCACAAGCAATGTTAGGTAGGTTTTCCTTAGTTGACGGTGTAATAAAGTCAAGTGACTGTGACATTATTTCAGACCAATTATAATATGTTCTGATTGTATCAGGCCAACTGTTATTTGTACTGTATGTAAGTTGTAATCCGTTAAATGCCGGTAATGAAATAAACGAGGTAATCATCAAAGCAATAACAGAGAAAATTGCAGTTCTTGCAAGTCTGCTGAAAAATTCTTTCCAGCCATTCCAGTACATAATGCTATAACCGATAA from Ruminococcus bovis encodes the following:
- the nifJ gene encoding pyruvate:ferredoxin (flavodoxin) oxidoreductase; this encodes MARKMKTMDGNSAAAHVSYAFTDVAAIYPITPSSVMADETDKYATVGRKNLFGREVQVTEMQSEGGAAGAVHGSLTAGALTTTYTASQGLLLMIPNMYKIAGELLPSVIHVSARALTSHALSIFGDHSDIYACRQTGYAMLCSNNPQEVMDLAAVAHLAAIKGRVPFLHFFDGFRTSHEIQKIEYWDYEDLGDMLDWDAVEAFRKRSLNPEHPHIRGTAQNDDIFFQAREACNKYYDAIPEVVVEYMNKVNTKLGTDYKPFNYYGAEDAEHVIVAMGSVCDATEEVVDYLNAAGEKVGLLKVHLYRPFVADYMLSELPKTVKTLSVLDRTKEPGSIGEPLYLDVLAAINASEFANVSVYTGRYGLGSKDTTPGDIVAVYRNAESATPKKRFTIGIVDDVTNLSLPIVENPDTTPAGTTSCKFWGLGADGTVGANKNSIKIIGDHTDMYAQGYFAYDSKKSGGLTVSHLRFGHKPIKSTYYISKADFVACHNPSYVDKYEIVEDLKEGGSFLLNCPWSGEELDHRLPAKMKKQLADKHINFYTIDGIKLGKEIGLGTRINTILQSAFFKIADIIPAEDAKQYLKDAATKSYSKKGQAIVDMNHKAIDMGMENFVKVEVPAEWSNCVDDSVEHVVTEGREEVVKYVNGILNPVNAYKGNKLPVSSFMDYVDGEAPQGSAAYEKRGIAVDVPEWNPTACVQCNICSMVCPHAVIRPIAMTEEELANAPKQTKSADMKPANGMKFVMAISTLDCTGCGACVQSCLGNKKPDNKALVMKSIDSQRPMQEVFDYAIKTSDKPEIATDKTVKSAQFKQPLLEFSGACAGCGETPYAKLATQLFGDRMFIANATGCSSIWGGSAPATPYTVNKKGFGPAWHNSLFEDNAEFGFGMTLGQKAIKDRLVGYVDKINELTADEALKEAISEYKATLTDSGKSRVATDALIAALEATSAEGELKETIDKTLAEKDSLSKKSMWIFGGDGWAYDIGFGGLDHVIASGKNVNIVVFDTEVYSNTGGQASKASPIGAIAQFAAGGKTTKKKDLAAIAMSYGYVYTAQVAMGANYAQCLKAFKEAESYNGPSLIICYAPCINHGIKGGMGIAQLEEKKAVDAGYWNIFRYDPRLAHEGKNPFMLDCKAPTIPYKDFIMGEVRYNALQRSNPEKAEKLFTEAEEIAAKKFEHLEYLAEPKEDK
- a CDS encoding phosphatidylserine decarboxylase, with the protein product MDTNKTIDLNNLKQDKSLTFLYKNIFGRIILKVITLPFVSAIVGKYMSSSLSKGRIEKFITQNNINMDEYEKADYKSFNDFFTRKIKAEKRPFPTDRSLFFSPCDGKLSAYKIKDNTVLPIKGSYYTINHLLCNSRLAKKYKEGYCLVFRLAVDDYHRYAFVDDGIQEKSVKIKGILHTVQPIALNKYPVFVQNSREYAMMHTENFGDIVQVEVGALMVGKIKNHISSGKIERCKEKGMFLFGGSTIILLCDKDAVEIDETFFTNTDNNKETIVKMGQVLGKKR
- a CDS encoding CDP-alcohol phosphatidyltransferase family protein, with amino-acid sequence MLGFYNYTVILTYLSLCSAVTGIFVGVSGTGHPFIATTCLMVCGFLDAFDGIVARSKKDRTEQEKKFGIQIDSLVDLVAFGVLPCAIGYSCYTSHYLNSFKLSDKWHFMKPLANCKITIFFIVFSLFVLAALIRLAYFNVMEEERQNKTDEKRKYYLGLPVTSSCLIFPTIMLIQYIIGKGFDISPFYVVAMLIVAFLYVSKIKIKKPGLKVIMIMVAIGAVEFGLLLFFRFMYGH
- a CDS encoding lysylphosphatidylglycerol synthase transmembrane domain-containing protein; translated protein: MEQNKKIEKEDQGAFSIKKQIIYIIVFVALIALTFYAIVSQNENLTLEGFLNYTFSLKIGWLIAAVMCVFMFILLEGLSIRYIAAKLGYKRGYYQSFIYSAADIYFSAITPSASGGQPASAFFMVKDKIPMSVTTITLILNVMQYTASLSVIAAACFILRPEYFFIFDSWSKLLIILGIVFQLLLTVFFALLIFFPNIIKKSCEGVINLLFRIHLLRKRRRKLNKLYQMMDEYQECAKIIKESPAMIGVAFLLNLLQRVSVVAVTYCVYMGSGQTGHSFIDIMTVQGYVLIGSNSLPVPGAVGIADYLFFDGFRNIFADPANGEILSRGLSFYVCIIVCGGLTLAHHARFIIKSKRKKGA
- a CDS encoding YfhO family protein translates to MSKKTKQLIDTSRMYTQAKKGLGRFFSNNSFVILAFVLPFLIMLLNFAIKRFAPFGDQQILVVDLWHQYYPFLVDFQDKIISGQSLLHSWTNGMGGNYLTLLSYYVASPINFLTAFVPASFLREFLMLSVCVEVGCAGGFTAIFLKKTFHKNGLPLVFFSVGYGCCAFFMGYYWNVIWLNTVAMLPLVALGMVMLWRENKFCLYTISLALSVIANYYVGLFACIFTFLCFIGYSIMYWNGWKEFFSRLARTAIFSVIALMITSFISLPAFNGLQLTYSTNNSWPDTIRTYYNWSEIMSQSLDFITPSTKENLPNIACGMAALFFGIMFLSARKVTWRAKAFSIGLLAFLVASFNVNVLDYVWHGMHFTNMIPHRFAYLFSFVLVVMAYRAYTLIEKARIWDVLLGFLGSLLLCVISSTIQTGTVVWGSFLLICILTVATGLYIFKIYPRVVLDLVVFTLVLVEMFIAGYKGIEAVSSTSTANYPEGEAVTADVIRAMNNLETNTVDMWRAEMTKTQTLNDASLNGYNGISQFSSMSNVSVTKFLEEFGCQGWQSGNRYTYRESTPVTNLFLNVKYLISRDGTYSATDYMSPAYTNNNEVLLKNNYYLPMGFVGNKNATKYTLETRDPDDFSELNAIQKQNEFFRDITGINKDVFSEIKMTNVTSTANVTSYQVNKYYEDSMMGYDYSFNTNGASSASNMEFTYDINEAGSYYVYGVYYGTSLETQAINIKKNGSSIKQDGDISRPYILNAGNFAKGDKLSVSLDNLPNTATGNFALHVAKINDDVFKEGYNKLAQNTLKATKCTDTQLNGVLESNTDGLFYTSIVYEDGWTVKVDGEKVDTKKVGGALLAFDITAGKHKIEISYLPSGYLVGTLASILGIILLLGFAFLYRSKLKNTFIFKYKTHPNANPDRFDDEDDENFTEEKSDEDTEKEENYVKKEPSIGTRLFFSIIFSVVYFVVWLGSIIKKMQILCKEDSNYAVDIILSFIVPFYFVYVMFKYGKKKEEIASTKSLKVTSAFNHLCLELGASCGLMVSIFTFLTSLVKNYTTYNSQVQQNKDIVAGGGQASPITVSLFPTGVALTIMIFCIGLWFVLRFVNMYLFEKDIQQIGKQVFSLKSKKKR